One genomic segment of Nonomuraea coxensis DSM 45129 includes these proteins:
- a CDS encoding restriction endonuclease subunit S, producing the protein MKTNSLGEVAFFVRGVTFKPSDIVSGNSPDSLWCMRTRNIQTELDLSDVWSISRSHVKRPEQILQFGDVLVSSANSWNLVGKCCWTPQLDNEATFGGFITALRADPARLHPRYLYWWFSSPTVQAAVRSFGRQTTNISNLDIHRCLALNIPVPPLEEQRRLAGLLDQVDDLRAKRQQAIALLDDLAQSIFLDMFGNPATNPKGWVIRTVSDLIESATYGTSQKAHTAGDFPVLRMGNLTAQGRIDLSSLKYLPTSEVGERHIVRKDDILFNRTNSADLVGKTAVFRENTPMAYAGYLVRVRTNPQNHPEYISAFLNSRYGKKILRNMCKSIVGMANINARELQSIRIPAPPLKLQQEFAQRLQATEQQRAAHVSHLEALDELFSSLQAKAFRGEL; encoded by the coding sequence ATGAAGACTAATTCTCTCGGCGAAGTAGCTTTCTTTGTTCGGGGAGTGACCTTCAAGCCGTCCGATATAGTAAGCGGGAATTCGCCGGACAGTCTTTGGTGTATGCGAACAAGGAATATTCAAACCGAACTCGACCTGAGTGACGTTTGGTCAATCTCCCGATCGCATGTCAAGCGCCCTGAACAGATTCTTCAGTTCGGCGACGTTCTCGTGTCCAGCGCAAATAGCTGGAACCTTGTTGGAAAGTGCTGCTGGACTCCACAGCTGGACAATGAGGCTACGTTCGGAGGGTTCATAACGGCACTGCGAGCCGACCCCGCCAGACTTCATCCGCGCTATCTCTACTGGTGGTTTTCCTCGCCGACAGTCCAAGCAGCTGTCAGAAGCTTTGGTCGGCAGACTACAAACATTTCCAACCTGGATATTCACAGATGTCTTGCATTGAATATTCCAGTTCCACCACTCGAGGAGCAGCGGCGGCTCGCAGGTCTGCTAGATCAGGTAGACGATCTGCGAGCCAAGCGGCAACAGGCTATTGCTCTCCTTGACGACCTTGCACAGTCCATCTTCCTAGACATGTTCGGCAACCCCGCCACAAACCCGAAGGGCTGGGTAATCCGCACAGTCAGCGATCTGATCGAGTCGGCAACCTATGGCACAAGCCAAAAGGCGCACACGGCTGGAGATTTTCCGGTTCTTCGCATGGGGAATCTCACAGCCCAAGGAAGAATTGATCTTTCCAGTTTGAAATATCTCCCGACGTCTGAAGTGGGAGAACGTCACATTGTTCGCAAGGATGATATACTGTTTAATCGAACCAACAGCGCGGACCTCGTAGGCAAGACCGCCGTTTTTCGCGAGAACACCCCAATGGCCTACGCAGGCTACCTCGTACGAGTGCGAACGAATCCACAAAATCACCCAGAGTACATCTCAGCCTTCCTGAATAGCCGTTATGGCAAGAAGATATTGCGAAATATGTGCAAGAGCATCGTCGGCATGGCTAACATCAACGCCCGCGAGCTACAGAGCATCCGCATCCCAGCGCCGCCCCTCAAGCTTCAACAGGAATTCGCGCAGAGGCTGCAGGCGACGGAGCAGCAGAGAGCGGCGCACGTATCACACCTAGAAGCACTTGATGAGCTCTTCTCTTCCTTGCAAGCTAAGGCGTTTCGCGGGGAGTTGTGA
- a CDS encoding DEAD/DEAH box helicase family protein has protein sequence MSNFGFLKTEWLELYSEAIRAERLAIADPRTSCFYARRTIELALNWLYRADASLREPYHRDLSAMINEPTLVSLAGPGLRAKMDVIRRQGNLAVHSARQVHSRDATRTVAELFHVLYWLARNYAQHEADVPPSGLGFDASLIPVPEPASVRLKKQAELKAMAARFAEQQEELARERRRSQDLDAEIQRLREQIKAAKLVNAQRRDTHDYNEAETRAHIIDLLLQEAGWPLDKAEDREYPVEGLPSTTSGKGKVDYVLWDDDGRPLGLVEAKATTHSAMEGQEQARRYADALERKFGRRPVIFYTNGYETWIWDDGNKYPPRPTQGFYTKDELRSLIARRASRQALSSTPINEEIVERYYQNRAIRRIGERFDRDNQRQSLLVMATGSGKTRTAIALVDVLQKAGWIKRVLFLADRTELVAQATNAFKQHLRGTPVINLLTEKDDSARVYVSTYPTMLNLINKVSDSGERKFGPGYFDLVIVDEAHRSIFNKYQAIFDYFDALLVGLTATPKNEIDRNTYRVFNLEEGNPTDAYDLEQAKKDGYLVGPFTINVPLKFPQRGVRYDDLSEEEKARWDELDWDEEDGAPTEVTADEVNRFLFNDDTIDKMLQTVMTYGYRVDGGDRLGKTIVFARNQRHAEFIVARFNLLYPEHGGEFARVISHRTRGADLLIDEFRRKDSALRMAVSVDMLDTGIDIPEVVSLVLAKAIRSKTKFWQMIGRGTRLCKDLFGPGQDKQQFLVFDLARNVEHFNADIPEAQGRTQKSLSERLFAQRADLLYVLDQEQPSTEGDATVRNDVATRLQGEVAGMNRNNVEVRRHLREVDAFLDPESWKQITAEKRDELKEKLAGLPSTYKDDDTSEEAKRFDLLALRLQLGLLVADPGYNALKLQVQRIAEDLLDPTTLNNPVIGRHVEFLTDVAGEDWWQDITLPMLETMRRTMRGLVRLIPTKHRAVVYTDFEDELGELSHSELRGLEIGTDRTKFERKVRTYLRSHDDNLVVQKLLRGRQITSSDLDELKNAFLDLGLGTEADMDEIAEQHEGLGLFLRSITGLSRETAIRAFDDFQQGRNLSPAEYRFLELIIDSLTKNGYLDVGDLYEPPFKRLGDPDVVFRNASDVDVIVNVLKLVKETAIPTEAEAS, from the coding sequence GTGAGCAACTTCGGGTTCCTGAAGACGGAGTGGCTGGAGCTGTACAGCGAGGCGATCCGGGCGGAGCGGTTAGCGATCGCCGACCCTCGGACGTCGTGCTTCTACGCACGGCGAACGATCGAGCTGGCGCTTAACTGGCTGTATAGGGCCGATGCCTCGCTGAGGGAGCCCTACCACCGCGACCTCAGCGCGATGATCAACGAGCCGACGTTGGTCAGCCTGGCAGGTCCGGGGCTGCGGGCAAAGATGGACGTGATCCGCAGGCAGGGCAACCTGGCAGTGCACTCGGCCAGGCAGGTGCACAGTAGGGACGCGACGCGGACCGTGGCAGAGCTGTTCCATGTGCTGTACTGGCTGGCCCGCAACTACGCGCAGCACGAGGCGGACGTCCCGCCGTCCGGGCTCGGGTTCGACGCATCGCTGATACCGGTACCCGAGCCCGCCTCAGTACGGCTTAAGAAGCAGGCCGAACTGAAGGCGATGGCTGCCCGGTTCGCCGAGCAGCAGGAGGAGCTGGCCAGGGAGCGCCGGCGCAGCCAGGATCTCGACGCCGAAATACAGCGGCTGCGGGAGCAGATCAAGGCAGCCAAGCTCGTTAACGCCCAACGGCGTGACACTCACGATTACAACGAGGCCGAAACCCGCGCCCACATCATCGACCTGCTGCTCCAGGAGGCAGGGTGGCCGCTGGACAAGGCCGAGGACCGGGAGTACCCGGTGGAAGGGCTGCCATCGACCACGTCCGGCAAGGGCAAGGTGGACTACGTCCTGTGGGACGACGACGGCAGACCGTTGGGCCTAGTGGAGGCCAAGGCCACCACTCACTCGGCCATGGAAGGACAGGAGCAGGCCAGAAGGTACGCCGATGCCCTGGAACGCAAATTCGGCAGGCGTCCGGTCATCTTTTACACCAACGGTTACGAGACCTGGATCTGGGACGACGGCAACAAGTACCCACCGCGGCCGACCCAGGGATTCTACACGAAGGACGAACTGCGTTCGCTAATCGCGCGGCGGGCGTCTCGGCAGGCGCTTAGCAGCACGCCGATCAACGAGGAGATCGTTGAGCGCTACTACCAGAATCGTGCCATCCGCCGGATTGGGGAACGTTTCGACCGGGACAACCAACGCCAGTCTCTTCTCGTCATGGCGACAGGTTCCGGCAAGACACGAACCGCCATCGCGCTGGTCGACGTGTTGCAGAAGGCCGGCTGGATCAAGCGGGTGCTGTTCCTCGCCGACCGCACGGAGCTGGTGGCGCAGGCGACCAACGCGTTCAAGCAGCACCTGCGCGGCACGCCTGTAATCAACCTCCTAACGGAGAAGGACGACAGCGCCCGGGTGTACGTCTCGACGTATCCGACCATGCTCAACCTAATCAACAAGGTGTCCGACAGCGGCGAACGCAAGTTCGGGCCAGGCTATTTCGATCTGGTGATCGTGGACGAAGCGCACCGGTCGATCTTCAACAAGTACCAGGCAATCTTCGACTACTTCGACGCGCTGCTGGTCGGACTCACCGCCACCCCCAAGAACGAGATCGACCGCAACACCTACCGGGTCTTCAACCTGGAGGAGGGCAACCCGACCGACGCCTACGACTTGGAGCAGGCCAAGAAGGACGGCTACTTGGTCGGTCCGTTCACCATCAACGTGCCGCTGAAGTTCCCGCAGCGCGGCGTCCGCTACGACGACCTCTCGGAGGAGGAGAAGGCTCGCTGGGACGAACTCGACTGGGACGAGGAGGACGGAGCCCCGACCGAGGTCACCGCCGACGAGGTCAACCGGTTCCTGTTCAACGACGACACCATCGACAAGATGCTCCAGACCGTCATGACCTACGGCTACCGCGTCGACGGCGGCGACCGACTCGGCAAGACGATCGTGTTCGCGCGCAATCAGCGGCACGCTGAGTTCATCGTCGCGCGGTTCAACCTGCTCTATCCAGAGCACGGAGGCGAGTTCGCCAGAGTGATCAGCCATCGGACGCGGGGCGCGGATCTGCTGATCGACGAATTCCGGCGCAAGGACTCGGCGCTGCGTATGGCAGTCTCGGTAGACATGCTCGACACAGGCATCGACATCCCCGAGGTCGTGAGCCTGGTCCTGGCTAAGGCTATCCGCTCCAAGACAAAGTTCTGGCAGATGATCGGCCGGGGTACACGGCTGTGTAAGGACCTGTTCGGCCCCGGGCAGGACAAGCAACAGTTCCTTGTCTTCGACCTGGCGCGCAACGTGGAGCACTTCAACGCCGATATCCCCGAAGCCCAGGGACGTACGCAGAAGTCGCTGAGCGAGCGACTGTTCGCCCAGCGCGCCGACCTGCTCTATGTCCTGGACCAGGAGCAACCTTCGACCGAAGGCGATGCCACCGTACGCAACGACGTGGCCACCCGTTTGCAGGGCGAGGTGGCCGGCATGAACAGGAATAACGTCGAGGTGCGGCGGCACTTGCGCGAGGTGGACGCTTTCCTCGACCCCGAGTCGTGGAAGCAGATCACCGCCGAGAAGCGCGACGAGCTTAAGGAGAAGCTGGCTGGCTTGCCCTCAACCTACAAAGACGACGACACCAGCGAGGAGGCCAAACGGTTCGATCTGCTCGCATTGCGGCTACAACTCGGGCTGCTTGTCGCTGATCCCGGGTATAACGCACTAAAGCTTCAGGTACAGCGGATCGCCGAGGACCTGCTTGACCCCACCACCCTCAACAATCCCGTAATTGGCCGGCACGTCGAGTTTCTCACCGACGTCGCGGGCGAGGACTGGTGGCAGGACATCACCTTGCCCATGCTGGAGACCATGCGCCGCACCATGCGTGGCCTGGTCCGGCTCATCCCCACCAAACACCGCGCCGTCGTCTACACGGACTTTGAGGACGAGCTCGGCGAGCTCAGCCACTCCGAGCTCAGGGGCCTGGAGATCGGCACCGACCGCACCAAGTTCGAGCGGAAGGTTCGCACCTATCTGCGCAGCCACGACGACAACCTCGTCGTTCAAAAGCTCCTGCGTGGCCGCCAGATCACCAGCTCAGATCTGGACGAACTCAAGAACGCCTTTCTCGACCTAGGCCTCGGCACCGAGGCTGACATGGACGAGATCGCTGAGCAGCACGAAGGGTTGGGTCTGTTCCTGCGTTCCATCACCGGCCTGAGCCGCGAAACTGCCATCCGTGCCTTTGATGATTTCCAGCAGGGCCGCAACCTCAGTCCTGCCGAGTACAGGTTCCTCGAGCTCATCATCGACTCCCTCACGAAAAACGGCTATCTGGACGTCGGCGACCTGTATGAACCACCCTTCAAGCGGCTTGGTGATCCCGACGTTGTCTTCCGCAACGCTTCCGACGTCGACGTCATCGTCAACGTCCTGAAGCTGGTGAAAGAGACCGCGATCCCAACAGAAGCTGAAGCGAGTTGA
- a CDS encoding ATP-binding protein: MYPALNSRQEIHRWCRNFPGTKAQISEARRFVNSYLGDRPEAYTAELVTSELATNAIRRTRSGQAGGRFGVTLHAGTTLLILAVHDEGGPSTPRRCQAENTDQNGRGLYLVESLTTRWGVHGDDGGRTVWALIPLNSTGQPT, encoded by the coding sequence ATGTACCCAGCGCTGAACAGCCGCCAAGAAATCCACCGGTGGTGTCGCAACTTCCCCGGCACCAAGGCCCAGATCAGCGAAGCGCGCCGATTCGTCAACAGCTACCTCGGCGACCGCCCCGAGGCCTACACCGCCGAACTCGTCACATCCGAACTGGCCACCAACGCCATCCGCCGCACCCGCAGCGGCCAGGCCGGCGGCCGATTCGGCGTCACCCTCCACGCAGGCACCACCCTGCTGATCCTCGCCGTCCACGACGAAGGCGGCCCCTCAACTCCGCGCCGATGCCAGGCCGAGAACACGGATCAGAACGGCCGTGGGCTGTACCTGGTGGAGAGCCTGACGACACGCTGGGGCGTCCACGGCGACGACGGCGGGCGCACGGTATGGGCGCTCATCCCTCTCAACTCCACCGGCCAACCCACATGA
- a CDS encoding putative quinol monooxygenase yields the protein MVRFTCKDEESAAAFDALVGETIEAIRRHEPGTIVYASHRVDGQPLQRIFYELYRDRDAFDAHEQTEHTRRFLAAREELLASVEVDWLDLLSGKGTTS from the coding sequence ATGGTGCGATTCACCTGCAAGGACGAGGAGAGCGCCGCAGCGTTCGACGCCCTCGTCGGTGAGACAATCGAGGCGATCCGCCGGCACGAGCCGGGAACGATCGTGTACGCCTCGCACCGGGTGGACGGTCAGCCGCTCCAGCGGATCTTCTACGAGCTGTACCGGGACCGCGACGCCTTCGACGCCCACGAGCAGACCGAGCACACCAGGCGCTTCCTGGCCGCTCGCGAGGAACTGCTGGCCTCGGTCGAGGTCGACTGGCTGGATCTGCTGAGCGGGAAGGGCACGACGTCGTGA
- a CDS encoding helix-turn-helix domain-containing protein, whose product MEYQRALGRRIAQERKRRGLSQAELARLVDRSVAWISQVERGVRKVDRMSVLEKVAETLDVPLSELAAEAPVVAATTEEMPGTAGLRLVLSGAHSLQAMLHATPVPPTEQLKPRVDHAWELTHQSRYVELTELLRGLVPTLENAVRSAPAERQAELFELLAVTYQACSASLAKLGEPEAAWIAADRAISAAERAGNPLMMAAGAFRLGFVFLGARHFDQVEETARTAAEALWFLTDQGNVEAMSLWGGLTLQRAVAASRLNQADVAYEHLSRARGMAARVGEGRNDYNTEFGPANVALHEVAVAVEVGDAGHALRVGTAVDVSTLSAERRARLAVDLARAHAQRRQVDEAVARLLEAEDVTPEQIRNHRVVRQLVSDLVSMQDPASTELRELAERVGA is encoded by the coding sequence ATGGAGTATCAGCGGGCGCTCGGACGGCGCATCGCCCAAGAACGCAAACGGCGTGGCCTGTCGCAAGCTGAGCTGGCGCGGCTGGTGGACCGGTCGGTGGCGTGGATCTCGCAAGTTGAGCGGGGCGTCCGCAAGGTCGATCGCATGTCCGTGCTGGAGAAGGTCGCCGAGACGCTGGACGTACCGCTGTCGGAGCTGGCCGCTGAGGCGCCGGTGGTGGCGGCCACGACCGAGGAGATGCCGGGGACGGCCGGGCTACGGCTGGTGCTGTCCGGGGCGCACTCGTTGCAGGCCATGTTGCACGCCACGCCGGTGCCGCCGACCGAACAGCTCAAGCCGCGGGTGGATCACGCCTGGGAGCTGACGCATCAGAGCCGCTACGTCGAGCTGACGGAGCTGCTGCGTGGGCTCGTCCCGACGCTGGAGAACGCGGTACGGTCCGCGCCCGCTGAACGGCAAGCCGAGTTGTTCGAGCTGCTGGCGGTCACCTATCAGGCGTGTTCGGCGTCGCTGGCGAAGCTGGGTGAGCCGGAGGCGGCGTGGATCGCGGCCGATCGGGCCATCAGCGCGGCCGAGCGTGCCGGTAACCCGTTGATGATGGCGGCCGGGGCGTTCCGGCTGGGGTTCGTGTTCCTGGGGGCGCGTCACTTCGATCAGGTGGAGGAGACTGCGCGTACGGCTGCTGAGGCGCTGTGGTTCCTGACCGATCAGGGCAACGTGGAAGCGATGTCGCTGTGGGGCGGCCTGACCTTGCAGCGGGCGGTCGCGGCCTCGCGGCTCAATCAGGCCGATGTCGCCTACGAGCACCTGTCGCGAGCCCGCGGCATGGCCGCGCGGGTCGGTGAAGGGCGCAACGACTACAACACCGAGTTCGGGCCGGCCAACGTGGCGCTGCATGAGGTGGCCGTAGCGGTGGAGGTCGGTGACGCCGGGCATGCGCTGCGGGTCGGAACCGCGGTGGACGTCTCGACGCTGTCGGCCGAGCGGCGGGCACGGCTCGCGGTGGATCTGGCGCGGGCGCATGCGCAGCGTCGCCAGGTGGACGAGGCGGTGGCGCGGCTGCTGGAGGCGGAGGACGTGACGCCCGAGCAGATCCGTAACCATCGGGTAGTACGGCAGCTCGTCTCCGACCTGGTGTCGATGCAGGACCCGGCATCGACGGAGCTACGGGAACTGGCCGAGCGAGTGGGGGCGTAG
- a CDS encoding FtsK/SpoIIIE domain-containing protein — MSDQLYTMLAVLAALAAGLWAWRRFHYPSFWLVIGFPIIAITIRATWRKVALGCGLTKKRQRFWFTTVPGLVASTGVVRVRRKWQRIAVDTKPFMWLPLPARHGWRVTLHTLEGQIPADYAEVAERLAHSWGVHAVRVSSDKPGRVRLAATVHDPLVKVDELPPSTELLKVTVGRLETGTPWVIDFRTVPHWLNAGATQSGKSNLANALIVGLAPQPVALIGFDLKGGVEFTPYAPRLSALATSRAECGGLLEDLVALMTDRMGVCRMAGARNIWQLPPTMRPVPIVVLVDELAELYLMADKSEKDEIAKTSTALLRVAQLGRAFGIYLFCCGQRIGSDLGPGVTALRAQCSGRICHRVNDPETATMTLGDLDPAALDSARTIAAETPGVAIVAGQDGQWYRARSFYVTEQTAERAARTYAHLAPPWSEVVTAQPIETPDQQTA, encoded by the coding sequence ATGTCTGACCAGCTCTACACGATGCTCGCAGTCCTGGCCGCTCTCGCGGCCGGGCTCTGGGCCTGGCGCCGCTTCCACTACCCGTCCTTCTGGCTCGTCATCGGCTTCCCGATCATCGCCATCACCATCCGGGCGACCTGGCGCAAGGTCGCCCTCGGCTGCGGCCTGACCAAGAAGCGGCAGCGCTTCTGGTTCACCACCGTTCCCGGCCTGGTCGCCTCGACCGGCGTCGTCCGGGTGCGGCGCAAGTGGCAGCGCATCGCCGTGGACACCAAGCCGTTCATGTGGCTACCGCTGCCGGCCCGTCACGGCTGGCGCGTCACCCTGCACACCCTGGAAGGACAGATTCCCGCCGACTACGCCGAGGTCGCCGAACGGCTCGCGCACTCCTGGGGCGTGCACGCCGTACGCGTCTCCTCCGACAAGCCCGGCCGGGTACGGCTGGCCGCCACCGTCCATGACCCCTTGGTCAAGGTCGATGAACTGCCACCGTCCACCGAGCTGCTCAAGGTCACCGTGGGCCGCCTGGAGACCGGCACACCGTGGGTGATCGACTTCCGCACCGTGCCGCACTGGCTGAACGCCGGAGCAACACAGTCCGGCAAGTCCAACCTCGCCAACGCCCTCATCGTCGGCCTCGCCCCGCAACCGGTCGCGCTGATCGGCTTCGATCTCAAGGGCGGCGTCGAGTTCACCCCGTACGCACCACGATTGTCCGCGCTGGCCACCTCCCGCGCCGAGTGTGGCGGGTTGCTGGAGGACCTGGTGGCGCTCATGACCGACCGGATGGGCGTGTGCCGGATGGCCGGCGCCCGCAACATCTGGCAACTCCCGCCCACCATGCGGCCGGTACCGATCGTGGTCCTGGTGGACGAGCTGGCCGAGCTTTACCTGATGGCCGACAAGTCGGAGAAAGACGAGATCGCCAAGACCTCGACAGCCCTGCTGCGGGTCGCCCAGCTCGGCCGGGCGTTCGGCATCTACCTGTTCTGCTGCGGACAGCGCATCGGCTCCGACCTCGGTCCCGGTGTGACCGCGCTCCGGGCGCAGTGCTCGGGCCGGATCTGCCACCGGGTCAACGATCCCGAGACCGCCACCATGACCCTCGGCGACCTCGACCCCGCCGCGCTCGACTCGGCTCGCACTATCGCCGCCGAGACGCCCGGCGTCGCCATCGTCGCCGGCCAGGACGGCCAGTGGTACCGCGCCCGCTCCTTCTACGTCACTGAGCAAACCGCCGAGCGCGCCGCCCGCACCTACGCGCACCTGGCGCCGCCTTGGTCCGAGGTGGTGACCGCCCAACCCATCGAGACGCCCGACCAGCAAACCGCCTGA
- a CDS encoding DUF2637 domain-containing protein, with product MRRITAWLLDTGSVLVLALIAGAGSFTHIRDTASEHGQTGWMSWAIAICIDLTCVMAARERQRDKKTGRTRRGPVSWPVLVLTGGIILSLAANLAQATPTVWGWITAATPAGAFLVAVSMLERRATTTSADTPQDVPQTSSPSAQTSSASAGSRDVPARHDSPTPAPALVDYARRVADEHRAKHGEHISADLIRARLGVSEQLATDLLHVLQPVQAH from the coding sequence ATGCGCCGCATCACCGCCTGGCTCCTCGACACCGGCTCTGTCCTCGTCCTGGCACTCATCGCGGGTGCAGGCTCGTTCACCCACATCCGCGACACCGCCAGCGAACACGGACAGACCGGCTGGATGTCCTGGGCCATCGCCATCTGCATCGACCTGACCTGCGTCATGGCCGCCCGCGAACGCCAACGCGACAAGAAGACCGGCCGAACCCGGCGCGGCCCGGTCTCCTGGCCCGTCCTCGTCCTAACTGGCGGCATCATCCTGTCCCTGGCGGCCAACCTTGCCCAAGCCACACCAACCGTCTGGGGCTGGATCACCGCCGCCACCCCGGCCGGTGCCTTCCTGGTCGCGGTCTCCATGCTCGAACGCCGCGCCACGACCACCAGCGCCGACACACCACAGGACGTCCCGCAGACGTCCTCGCCCTCCGCGCAGACGTCCTCAGCCTCCGCAGGGTCCCGGGATGTCCCGGCCCGCCACGACAGCCCGACACCAGCTCCGGCCCTCGTCGACTACGCCCGCCGCGTCGCTGACGAGCACCGCGCCAAGCACGGCGAGCACATCTCGGCAGACCTCATCCGTGCCCGCCTGGGTGTCTCCGAGCAACTCGCCACGGATCTCCTCCACGTCCTGCAACCCGTTCAAGCTCACTGA